One Babylonia areolata isolate BAREFJ2019XMU chromosome 27, ASM4173473v1, whole genome shotgun sequence DNA window includes the following coding sequences:
- the LOC143301143 gene encoding protein cycle-like — MDRKRKRSSTSVDGYECLSEDDDEAHTSVSLDPNDVDSRKHQRQNHSEIEKRRRDKMNTYITELSALIPMCSAMNRKLDKLTVLRMAVQHMKSVRGSSKMCSEISHKPAFISDDELKHLILNVADGFLFVVGCDRGRILYVSESVKDILHYSQSDLIGQSLFDVVHPRDISKVKEQLSSSDLTPRERFIDAKTMMPVKTEVPQKQSQLCPGARRSFFCRMKSSIKAAPDMAPPVRVKKEPLESHYSRKRRSESKNFRVIHCTGYLKSWSTAKIGLDEQDQEADGDTSCSSNLSCLVAVGRVQRSAFPSTPFSSSPSSPSPHSAASSSSHPQERLQRRHIKVRPLEYMSRLTIDGKFSYVDERATVILGYLPQELLGTSVYEYYHQDDIPCLGQVHRKVLSTKEKVGTEVYRFKVKDGKFLHLKSICFGFRNPWTKEVEYIVSTNSVVQGQEVSSSGQTVEPTLTIGDDEDYTTLDFGESTQSSKSMFIPGLLGGTRPGAGRIGKQIAEECMEQLSKTPQGVADSSDIRSPMQPRPSSSKASATATSCSSPSPLTPLPSGSSGAPRWDVSRQVATSHNGINVKLSSPDPPEEPSLFENVLQEQAMDSIQNPGNDGNDEAALAFLMSLLEADAGLGGPVDFNDLPWPL; from the exons ACCAGAG ACAGAACCACAGCGAGATCGAGAAGCGACGACGCGACAAGATGAACACCTACATCACGGAGTTGTCGGCCCTGATCCCCATGTGCAGCGCCATGAACCGGAAGCTGGACAAACTGACCGTACTGCGCATGGCCGTGCAGCACATGAAGTCCGTCCGGG ggtccAGCAAGATGTGCTCAGAGATCAGCCACAAGCCAGCCTTCATTTCTGACGACGAGCTAAAGCACCTGATCCTCAAC GTGGCTGATGGATTTCTTTTCGTCGTGGGGTGTGACCGGGGAAGGATACTTTACGTGTCGGAGTCCGTGAAAGACATTCTGCATTACTCTCAG tcgGACCTGATAGGACAGAGTCTGTTCGACGTCGTTCACCCGAGGGACATCTCCAAAGTGAAGGAGCAGCTGTCTTCCTCAGACCTCACGCCCAGAGAGCGGTTCATCGATGCCAAAA CTATGATGCCGGTGAAGACGGAGGTCCCCCAGAAGCAGAGTCAGCTGTGTCCCGGGGCGCGGAGGTCGTTCTTCTGCCGCATGAAGAGCAGTATCAAGGCGGCTCCCGATATGGCGCCGCCCGTCAGGGTCAAGAAGGAGCCCTTGGAGTCACACTACAGCCGGAAACGACGATCAG AGTCCAAGAACTTCAGGGTGATCCACTGCACGGGGTACCTCAAGTCGTGGTCCACGGCCAAGATCGGCCTGGACGAGCAGGACCAGGAGGCTGACGGGGACACCAGCTGTAGCAGCAACCTCAGCTGTCTGGTGGCGGTCGGGAGGGTCCAGAGGAGCGCCTTCCCCtcgacccccttctcctcctccccttcctccccctccccccactccgccgcctcctcctcctcccacccccaggaGCGGCTGCAGCGCCGGCACATCAAGGTGCGGCCCTTGGAGTACATGTCGCGTCTGACCATTGATGGGAAGTTCTCCTACGTGGATGAAAG ggccacAGTGATACTGGGTTACCTCCCTCAGGAGTTGCTGGGCACCTCTGTCTATGAGTACTACCACCAGGACGACATTCCTTGTCTGGGCCAGGTGCATAGGAAAG TGCTGTCCACGAAAGAGAAGGTGGGGACGGAGGTGTACCGTTTCAAGGTGAAGGATGGCAAGTTCCTGCACCTCAAGTCCATCTGCTTTGGCTTCCGGAACCCCTGGACCAAGGAGGTGGAGTACATCGTGTCCACCAACTCCGTCGTGCA AGGTCAAGAGGTGTCCAGCTCAGGGCAGACTGTGGAGCCCACCTTGACGATAGGGGACGATGAAGACTACACAACTCTGGACTTCG GGGAGAGTACCCAGTCATCCAAGTCCATGTTTATTCCAGGACTGCTGGGAGGAACGAGACCAGGCGCTGGCCGCATCGGCAAACAGATAGCTGAGGAATGCATGGAACAACTCAG TAAAACTCCACAAGGCGTGGCCGACAGTAGTGACATCCGGAGTCCGATGCAG CCTCGACCCTCTTCCTCCAAAGCGTCCGCCACAGCTACCTCCtgcagctccccctcccccctcacccccctgccctcGGGCTCCAGTGGCGCCCCCAGGTGGGACGTTTCGCGCCAGGTGGCCACCTCCCATAACGGCATCAACGTTAAACTGTCGTCAccgg ACCCCCCGGAAGAGCCCTCGCTGTTCGAGAACGTGCTTCAGGAGCAGGCCATGGACAGCATCCAGAACCCCGGGAACGACGGCAACGACGAGGCGGCCCTGGCCTTCCTCATGAGTCTCCTGGAGGCGGACGCTGGGCTGGGGGGTCCTGTGGACTTCAATGACCTCCCCTGGCCCTTATGA